Within the Dolichospermum compactum NIES-806 genome, the region AGTCTAGTCAAACAAATTACAACAAAATTAGTAAATTCTTCAGATATTACTAAATCTACTGTTGCTATTGGCACACCCGGTTATACTCCTGGAGAACAAGCACAAGGAACACCAAAATTTAGTAGTGATATCTATGCTTTGGGGATTATTGCTATTCAAGCTTTAACCGGATTATCACCTGATCAATTAGAGAAAGATGTCGAAAATAATGAAATTATTTGGCAAAATAACGCCACTGTATCTCCAGAATTTGCCCAATTTTTAAATCAAATGATCTGTTATGATTTTCGCCAACGTTATGCTTCTGCAACAGATTATTTAGTATGGTATAATTTAGGGAATACACAATACAATAATACAATTTACAGAAATATCAAGAAGCGATCGCCTCCTATAATAAAGCCATCCGTTATCAACCCAATCAGTATGAAAGTTGGTACAGTAAAGGCAATGCCTTGTTAAATTTGCAACAATACCCACAGGCGATCGCCTCCTACGACAAAGCCATAGAAGCCCGCACCAAAGCCCAAAATACTCCAAAATTCCCCATCAAATTCTAATTCCCCTCAAATCCTTCTCTCTGCGCCTCTGCGTGAGAAAAAAATCATCCCATTAACTCAGCAACACCCTGAAACATTGCCAAAATCCAGTAAAATCTAGAATATTATCTCAAAGAAATCTCAAGCCCTTGCAACTTGAGTCAAAATTATGGACGTATTAGAACTAAAACGCGAAATCGAACTGTTATCTAGCCGCCTGGGTAAAACCCAGGACTATCTTTGACGTACCCGCACTCAAAGCCAAAATTCACGACTTAGAACAAATTTCCGCCCAAACAGAATTTTGGGAAGACCAAACCCAGGCACAAAACACCCTGCAAGAACTCAATGATCTAAAATCCCATTTAGATCAATATTACAAGTGGCAAACCAACTTAGACGATACCAGGGCAGTTGTTGAGTTAT harbors:
- a CDS encoding tetratricopeptide repeat protein; translated protein: MASYNKAIRYQPNQYESWYSKGNALLNLQQYPQAIASYDKAIEARTKAQNTPKFPIKF